One Glycine max cultivar Williams 82 chromosome 1, Glycine_max_v4.0, whole genome shotgun sequence genomic window, TTATCGGACCAACGTTTACGAGACCTGAAACGTTGTAGCTGAGGAAGCAACACTCAGAATCGAATCCAGTTCGGTTGTGACAGCTATGATGTCAAAGGGGTGATCACATTGTTTCGAGCATGAGAAGACACCGTGAAATCCATCTCTCTCATGCTCTGTTGTCCACCGTTTTCTGTTTGTTTGTGACAGCTTCTGCAGCAACTGAGAAGGAAATTTTGCTTGAATTCAAGGGTAACATCACGGACGATCCACGCGCCAGCTTGAGTTCGTGGGTTTCAAGTGGAAACCCGTGCAATGATTACAACGGTGTTTCTTGTAACTCCGAAGGGTTTGTGGAGAGAATTGTGCTTTGGAACACTAGCTTGGGGGGGGTGTTGTCCTCGTCACTTTCGGGGTTGAAGAGGTTGAGGATATTGGCGTTGTTCGGGAACCGTTTTTCGGGTGGTATTCCAGAAGGGTATGGTGAACTTCACTCGTTGTGGAAGATCAATTTGAGTTCCAATGCTTTGTCTGGTTCGATCCCTGAGTTCATTGGTGATTTTCCTAGCATTCGGTTTCTAGATTTGTCCAAGAATGGCTTCACTGGGGAGATACCTTCGGCTTTGTTTAGGTACTGCTACAAAACCAAGTTCGTTTCTCTTTCTCATAACAACCTTGCTGGTTCAATTCCTGCCTCCTTGGTGAATTGTTCCAACCTTGAAGGGTTTGATTTTTCCTTCAACAACCTTAGCGGGGTTGTCCCTCCGCGGCTTTGTGGCATTCCAAGGTTGTCATATGTGTCTCTGAGAAACAATGCCTTGTCAGGGAGCGTGCAGGAACTCATTTCCACATGCCAAAGTTTGGTACATTTGGATTTTGGTAGTAATAGGTTCACTGATTTTGCTCCATTCCGCGTCCTTGAAATGCAAAATCTTACCTATCTCAATCTATCGTATAACGGGTTTGGAGGACACATTCCTGAGATCAGTGCCTGTAGTGGCAGATTGGAAATCTTTGATGCTTCAGGGAATTCTTTGGATGGGGAGATTCCTCCCAGCATAACTAAATGCAAGAGCCTAAAGCTCTTGGCATTGGAGTTGAATAGGTTGGAGGGGAATATCCCAGTGGATATTCAGGAATTGCGTGGACTAATAGTTATCAAATTGGGTAATAATTTCATTGGTGGAATGATTCCCAGTGGCTTTGGCAACGTTGAGCTTCTTGAGTTGCTGGATTTGCACAATCTAAACCTCGTTGGCCAAATTCCTGATGACATAAGCAATTGCAAGTTTCTTCTTGGGTTGTGAGTTTTGTAACTTTCTTAAATTGCTCTACATTATCTTAAACCCTCTGAATAAAATCTGAGTTCATTCTTTTATGTTGTTGCAGGGATGTTTCGGGTAATAAATTGGAAGGTGAAATTCCTCAGACCCTTTACAACTTGACAAACCTGGAATCCCTTAACCTACACCATAACCAGCTTAATGGAAGCATTCCCCCAAGCCTAGGAAACCTATCAAGGATCCAGTATCTAGATCTGTCACATAATTCACTTTCTGGCCCAATCCCTCCTTCCCTTGGAAATTTAAATAACTTGACACATTTTGATCTCTCATTCAATAATCTCTCTGGCCGCATTCCTGATGTTGCAACCATACAGCATTTTGGTGCATCTGCATTTTCCAATAATCCTTTTCTCTGTGGTCCTCCTTTGGATACCCCTTGCAACAGAGCTAGATCGTCTTCAGCTCCTGGGAAGGCTAAAGTTCTAAGCACCTCAGcaattgttgcaattgttgctgCAGCTGTAATTCTCACTGGGGTTTGTTTGGTGACCATCATGAATATGAGGGCGCGTggtagaagaagaaaagatgaTGATCAGATTATGATTGTTGAGAGCACACCTCTTGGATCAACAGAATCAAATGTTATAATTGGAAAGCTGGTTCTCTTCAGCAAAAgtttaccatcaaaatatgaagATTGGGAGGCAGGTACCAAAGC contains:
- the LOC100805681 gene encoding probable LRR receptor-like serine/threonine-protein kinase At1g12460 isoform X2 produces the protein MRRHREIHLSHALLSTVFCLFVTASAATEKEILLEFKGNITDDPRASLSSWVSSGNPCNDYNGVSCNSEGFVERIVLWNTSLGGVLSSSLSGLKRLRILALFGNRFSGGIPEGYGELHSLWKINLSSNALSGSIPEFIGDFPSIRFLDLSKNGFTGEIPSALFRYCYKTKFVSLSHNNLAGSIPASLVNCSNLEGFDFSFNNLSGVVPPRLCGIPRLSYVSLRNNALSGSVQELISTCQSLVHLDFGSNRFTDFAPFRVLEMQNLTYLNLSYNGFGGHIPEISACSGRLEIFDASGNSLDGEIPPSITKCKSLKLLALELNRLEGNIPVDIQELRGLIVIKLGNNFIGGMIPSGFGNVELLELLDLHNLNLVGQIPDDISNCKFLLGDVSGNKLEGEIPQTLYNLTNLESLNLHHNQLNGSIPPSLGNLSRIQYLDLSHNSLSGPIPPSLGNLNNLTHFDLSFNNLSGRIPDVATIQHFGASAFSNNPFLCGPPLDTPCNRARSSSAPGKAKVLSTSAIVAIVAAAVILTGVCLVTIMNMRARGRRRKDDDQIMIVESTPLGSTESNVIIGKLVLFSKSLPSKYEDWEAGTKALLDKESLIGGGSIGTVYRTDFEGGVSIAVKKLETLGRIRNQEEFEHELGRLGNLQHPHLVAFQGYYWSSSMQLILSEFIPNGNLYDNLHGFGFPGTSTSTGNRELYWSRRFQIAVGTARALAYLHHDCRPPILHLNIKSSNILLDDKYEAKLSDYGLGKLLPILDNYGLTKFHNSVGYVAPELAQGLRQSEKCDVYSFGVILLELVTGRKPVESPTTNEVVVLCEYVRGLLETGSASDCFDRNILGFAENELIQVMRLGLICTSEDPLRRPSMAEVVQVLESIRNGLESQSH
- the LOC100805681 gene encoding probable LRR receptor-like serine/threonine-protein kinase At1g12460 isoform X1 gives rise to the protein MRRHREIHLSHALLSTVFCLFVTASAATEKEILLEFKGNITDDPRASLSSWVSSGNPCNDYNGVSCNSEGFVERIVLWNTSLGGVLSSSLSGLKRLRILALFGNRFSGGIPEGYGELHSLWKINLSSNALSGSIPEFIGDFPSIRFLDLSKNGFTGEIPSALFRYCYKTKFVSLSHNNLAGSIPASLVNCSNLEGFDFSFNNLSGVVPPRLCGIPRLSYVSLRNNALSGSVQELISTCQSLVHLDFGSNRFTDFAPFRVLEMQNLTYLNLSYNGFGGHIPEISACSGRLEIFDASGNSLDGEIPPSITKCKSLKLLALELNRLEGNIPVDIQELRGLIVIKLGNNFIGGMIPSGFGNVELLELLDLHNLNLVGQIPDDISNCKFLLGLDVSGNKLEGEIPQTLYNLTNLESLNLHHNQLNGSIPPSLGNLSRIQYLDLSHNSLSGPIPPSLGNLNNLTHFDLSFNNLSGRIPDVATIQHFGASAFSNNPFLCGPPLDTPCNRARSSSAPGKAKVLSTSAIVAIVAAAVILTGVCLVTIMNMRARGRRRKDDDQIMIVESTPLGSTESNVIIGKLVLFSKSLPSKYEDWEAGTKALLDKESLIGGGSIGTVYRTDFEGGVSIAVKKLETLGRIRNQEEFEHELGRLGNLQHPHLVAFQGYYWSSSMQLILSEFIPNGNLYDNLHGFGFPGTSTSTGNRELYWSRRFQIAVGTARALAYLHHDCRPPILHLNIKSSNILLDDKYEAKLSDYGLGKLLPILDNYGLTKFHNSVGYVAPELAQGLRQSEKCDVYSFGVILLELVTGRKPVESPTTNEVVVLCEYVRGLLETGSASDCFDRNILGFAENELIQVMRLGLICTSEDPLRRPSMAEVVQVLESIRNGLESQSH